The proteins below come from a single Pseudarthrobacter sp. SSS035 genomic window:
- a CDS encoding GntR family transcriptional regulator, which produces MQNASTGPRAGSSTDDRTGPRRTGRAVSREVLADHVYAELLASLMDGRLAPGAVVSIDGTARELDVSPTPVREALARLEHTGMVRRVALKGYRVAPVFTQEDFAELMEARLAIEPVNARLACERINQHGLAELGKAVEDLKSAPRGPSFAEFKDYLEADERFHQLIARQTGNQFMEAAYSALGGQVQRFRLFGGVGITDADYAIAEHEAVLAAVTTGDPDKAAAAMADHIRKVRSRAIADAAES; this is translated from the coding sequence ATGCAAAACGCGTCCACAGGCCCCCGCGCCGGCAGCAGTACAGATGACCGGACCGGCCCCCGCAGGACCGGCCGCGCGGTCAGCCGCGAGGTGCTGGCGGACCACGTTTACGCGGAGCTCCTGGCCTCCCTTATGGATGGCCGGCTGGCGCCCGGCGCCGTCGTCAGCATTGACGGGACGGCCCGCGAGCTGGACGTTTCTCCCACTCCGGTCCGCGAGGCCCTTGCACGGCTTGAGCACACCGGAATGGTCCGGAGGGTGGCGCTGAAAGGCTACCGCGTGGCTCCCGTTTTTACGCAGGAGGATTTTGCGGAGCTGATGGAGGCGCGGTTGGCAATCGAGCCCGTCAACGCCCGGCTGGCCTGTGAACGCATCAACCAGCATGGCCTGGCCGAGCTCGGGAAGGCCGTCGAGGACCTGAAATCCGCACCTCGGGGACCTTCGTTTGCCGAGTTCAAGGACTACCTCGAGGCGGACGAGCGGTTCCACCAGCTGATTGCGCGGCAAACCGGGAACCAGTTTATGGAGGCCGCCTACTCAGCCCTCGGGGGACAGGTCCAACGGTTCCGGCTCTTTGGTGGCGTTGGCATTACGGATGCCGATTACGCCATCGCGGAACACGAGGCAGTCCTGGCTGCCGTGACTACCGGCGATCCCGACAAAGCAGCCGCAGCCATGGCGGACCACATCCGCAAGGTCCGTTCCCGGGCCATTGCCGACGCCGCGGAAAGCTAA
- the mltG gene encoding endolytic transglycosylase MltG, translated as MSPSNNDDASGATSNDGARPLTRKELRALEKHTGSSDVVPEQAYETGQDAPAPATAPVPEAAPVPAPAPAPAPAPVPVQAAEPVQAPEPDPEPQPAVPTAPETPPSIQDAGPAADHQPDEAQVQEYHPDDQHFYEAHDAGHLHPDEALHDAGHQYPDEEHHDAGHLDDHHVDDHFPDDHHADSSLFAGAATGSVVAKPSKKVRRRRRLLALFLTLVVFVAAIAVGAQFLKPLLGNDKAADYPGPGTGEVIVSVQPGEGTRSVATKLESGKVVANADTFLQAFASSGGTLSPGDYTFKMEMKNSDAVSVLLGTDKSKVIYFALSAGLRVGESLQAISEGSGVSLQQLKELSNAPAQFGLPANAKNLEGFLAPGEYRFPLGTPAKEILQSLVKVTTDELVAQGITDPAKQYEAVIVASIVQAEGGQAEYGDVAGAIYNRLKPNDQTSGYLQVDSAVTYGLGTKSFNFTDEERQDKSNLYNTYANPGLPPGPIGSPGKTAIDAAAKPKTNDYLYWVTINLDTKETRFSKTLDEHNVYVDQYNTWCQANVGRCT; from the coding sequence GTGAGCCCGTCCAATAACGACGACGCCTCAGGCGCCACGAGCAACGATGGCGCCAGGCCGCTGACCCGAAAAGAGCTCCGCGCCCTGGAGAAGCACACGGGAAGCAGCGATGTGGTTCCCGAGCAGGCCTACGAAACGGGGCAGGATGCGCCCGCACCTGCCACGGCTCCTGTTCCCGAAGCTGCACCCGTTCCGGCGCCTGCCCCCGCTCCTGCGCCTGCCCCCGTTCCGGTCCAGGCGGCCGAACCGGTTCAGGCGCCTGAACCGGATCCGGAGCCTCAGCCAGCTGTCCCCACAGCCCCGGAAACGCCGCCTTCCATCCAGGACGCCGGTCCGGCCGCAGACCACCAGCCGGACGAAGCCCAGGTTCAGGAATACCACCCCGACGACCAGCACTTTTATGAAGCGCACGACGCCGGGCACCTCCACCCTGACGAAGCGCTACATGACGCCGGACACCAGTATCCGGACGAAGAACACCACGATGCAGGCCACCTTGATGATCACCATGTCGATGACCACTTTCCAGATGATCACCATGCTGACTCCAGCCTGTTCGCCGGCGCAGCCACGGGTTCCGTAGTGGCAAAGCCCTCCAAGAAGGTGCGGCGCCGGCGCCGACTCCTGGCGCTGTTCCTGACTCTTGTGGTCTTCGTGGCAGCGATCGCCGTGGGCGCGCAGTTCCTGAAGCCCCTGCTGGGAAACGATAAGGCGGCCGACTACCCCGGCCCCGGCACGGGCGAAGTCATAGTTTCGGTCCAGCCCGGTGAAGGTACCCGCTCCGTGGCCACCAAACTGGAAAGCGGGAAAGTTGTGGCCAACGCTGACACTTTCCTGCAGGCCTTTGCTTCGTCCGGCGGAACGCTGTCGCCGGGGGACTACACGTTCAAGATGGAAATGAAGAATTCCGACGCCGTCAGCGTCCTGCTCGGCACCGACAAGAGCAAGGTCATCTACTTCGCCTTGAGTGCCGGTCTCAGGGTCGGCGAGTCGCTGCAGGCCATCTCCGAGGGCTCCGGTGTGTCGCTGCAGCAACTGAAGGAGCTCAGCAACGCTCCCGCACAGTTTGGGCTCCCAGCCAACGCCAAAAACCTTGAGGGTTTCCTCGCTCCGGGGGAGTACCGCTTCCCGCTCGGCACACCGGCGAAGGAGATCCTCCAGTCGCTGGTGAAGGTAACCACGGACGAACTTGTGGCACAGGGCATCACCGATCCGGCGAAGCAGTATGAAGCTGTGATCGTGGCGAGCATTGTCCAGGCCGAAGGCGGACAGGCTGAGTACGGCGACGTTGCCGGGGCCATCTACAACCGCCTCAAGCCGAATGACCAGACCTCCGGCTACCTGCAGGTGGATTCGGCCGTGACGTACGGGCTGGGCACCAAGAGCTTCAACTTCACCGATGAAGAGCGCCAGGACAAGTCCAACCTCTACAACACCTACGCCAACCCCGGCCTGCCGCCGGGCCCCATCGGTTCCCCGGGCAAAACCGCCATCGACGCGGCGGCGAAGCCCAAAACCAACGACTACCTGTACTGGGTAACCATCAACCTGGACACGAAAGAGACAAGGTTCTCCAAGACGCTCGACGAACACAACGTCTACGTCGACCAGTACAACACCTGGTGCCAGGCCAACGTGGGCCGCTGTACATGA
- a CDS encoding shikimate dehydrogenase: protein MSLRAAVLGHPISHSKSPALHLAAYGKLGMDIGYTALDLTEQALPAFMEQVRTQQGWRGLSVTMPLKSGMFAEVDEVRGVARTLGVVNTVAFEEDLGSVRRIGYNTDVAGIVNAVLNAGVAASPAAVVLGGGGTAAAAVAALKDLGTQHAQVFVRDTSRADEARAAAAGVGLSIVVRPLTEAAVPTASADVVISTLPPRAADGLAAEIAALGTGTPGVLLDVAYDPWPSQIASAWQSGGGAVVPGLEMLLYQAVEQVRLFTGRGDDVNASVIDVMCDSVGLPRRAF from the coding sequence ATGAGTCTCCGGGCCGCCGTCCTGGGCCATCCGATCAGCCATTCCAAGTCCCCGGCCCTGCACCTGGCGGCGTACGGCAAACTCGGGATGGACATCGGCTACACGGCCCTGGACCTGACCGAGCAGGCTCTGCCCGCCTTTATGGAACAGGTCAGGACGCAGCAGGGCTGGCGTGGACTCTCAGTCACCATGCCCCTGAAATCAGGCATGTTTGCCGAAGTGGACGAAGTCCGCGGCGTGGCACGGACACTGGGCGTGGTCAACACCGTCGCCTTCGAGGAAGACCTCGGCTCCGTGAGGCGCATCGGCTACAACACCGACGTCGCCGGCATCGTCAACGCTGTCCTTAACGCCGGAGTAGCGGCCAGCCCCGCCGCCGTGGTGCTGGGCGGAGGCGGTACAGCCGCAGCCGCAGTGGCCGCGCTGAAGGATCTGGGCACGCAGCACGCCCAGGTGTTCGTCCGGGATACCTCACGGGCCGACGAAGCACGCGCCGCCGCGGCCGGAGTAGGCCTTTCCATAGTCGTCCGGCCGCTGACCGAAGCCGCCGTTCCGACCGCAAGTGCCGACGTCGTAATTTCCACGCTCCCGCCGCGCGCAGCGGACGGGCTGGCAGCGGAGATCGCCGCGTTGGGAACCGGAACACCCGGTGTCCTCCTGGACGTGGCCTATGATCCGTGGCCCAGCCAGATTGCGTCGGCGTGGCAGTCCGGCGGCGGTGCTGTGGTGCCCGGACTCGAAATGTTGTTGTACCAGGCGGTGGAACAGGTACGCCTGTTCACCGGCCGCGGTGACGACGTTAATGCGTCTGTCATAGATGTGATGTGCGACTCAGTCGGCCTTCCCCGACGGGCGTTCTGA
- the nusB gene encoding transcription antitermination factor NusB — protein MSARGKARNRALDVLFEAEQRSVSAFDVLRSRRELTDQIVNPYTLEIVEGVVSQQTAIDEFLETYSQGWTLERMPSVDRIILRIGTWELLYNDDVPDGVAVSEAVALSKTLSTDESPSFINGLLGRLQQLKPSLLA, from the coding sequence GTGAGCGCACGCGGTAAGGCCCGTAACAGGGCACTGGATGTCCTCTTCGAAGCTGAGCAGCGCTCGGTTTCCGCCTTCGATGTACTCAGGTCCCGGCGCGAACTGACCGACCAGATCGTGAACCCGTACACCTTGGAAATCGTGGAGGGCGTGGTCTCCCAGCAGACCGCCATCGACGAGTTCCTCGAGACCTATTCCCAGGGCTGGACCCTGGAACGCATGCCTTCGGTGGACCGCATCATCCTGCGGATCGGCACCTGGGAACTGCTGTACAACGACGACGTTCCCGACGGCGTCGCGGTCAGTGAGGCAGTGGCACTGTCCAAGACGCTCTCAACGGATGAATCGCCGTCGTTCATTAACGGCCTCCTCGGCCGGCTGCAGCAGCTGAAGCCCTCCCTCTTGGCCTGA
- the aroB gene encoding 3-dehydroquinate synthase, with the protein MSVDSTVIKVTGESAGQNYDVVVGRGLLGNLPALLGERVRRVLVIHPRALRLTGDTVRDELAAAGFTSLTAEIPDAEEGKHIQVAAFCWQVLGQNDFTRSDAIVAVGGGAVTDLAGFVAATWLRGVKVIHMPTSLLGMVDASVGGKTGINTAEGKNLVGSFHPPAGVLVDLDTLNTLPRNEIISGMAEVIKCGFIADPAILDLVERDPAAATDPGSDALRELIERAIAVKAKVVSEDLKESGLREILNYGHTLGHAIELVERYSWRHGAAVSVGMMFAAELARSVGRLSDVDADRHRSILETLGLPVTYRRDRWQGLLDGMRRDKKSRGDLLRFVVLDGIAKPGILDVPDTSLLFAAYQEIAS; encoded by the coding sequence TTGAGCGTTGATTCAACAGTCATCAAGGTCACCGGCGAATCCGCTGGGCAGAATTACGACGTCGTAGTTGGCCGCGGTCTGCTGGGGAACCTTCCGGCGTTGCTGGGGGAGCGGGTCCGGCGTGTGCTGGTCATCCATCCCCGTGCGTTGCGGCTCACCGGTGACACTGTCCGCGACGAGCTGGCTGCAGCGGGTTTCACCTCGCTGACCGCGGAAATCCCGGACGCCGAAGAAGGCAAGCATATCCAGGTCGCCGCGTTCTGTTGGCAGGTCCTGGGCCAGAACGATTTCACGCGCTCCGACGCCATAGTGGCAGTGGGCGGCGGCGCCGTCACCGACCTGGCCGGTTTTGTGGCGGCTACCTGGCTCCGCGGCGTGAAGGTCATCCACATGCCCACCAGCCTGCTGGGCATGGTGGATGCTTCCGTGGGTGGAAAGACCGGCATCAACACGGCTGAGGGCAAGAACCTGGTGGGCTCCTTCCACCCCCCGGCCGGCGTGCTGGTGGACCTGGACACCCTGAACACGTTGCCCAGGAATGAAATCATTTCCGGCATGGCTGAAGTCATCAAGTGCGGCTTCATCGCAGATCCGGCCATCCTTGACCTGGTGGAAAGGGACCCGGCGGCGGCCACCGACCCCGGATCGGACGCCCTGCGCGAACTCATCGAACGCGCCATCGCGGTCAAGGCCAAAGTGGTTTCGGAAGACCTCAAGGAATCCGGGCTCCGCGAAATCCTGAACTACGGCCACACCCTGGGGCACGCCATTGAACTGGTGGAGCGGTACTCCTGGCGGCACGGCGCGGCAGTGTCGGTGGGCATGATGTTCGCCGCTGAACTTGCCCGCAGCGTTGGCCGGCTCAGCGACGTGGACGCCGACCGCCACCGCAGCATCCTGGAAACACTGGGCCTCCCGGTCACATACCGGCGGGACCGCTGGCAGGGGCTGCTGGACGGCATGCGGCGCGACAAGAAATCACGCGGGGACCTCCTGCGCTTTGTGGTCCTGGACGGCATCGCCAAGCCGGGCATCCTGGATGTCCCGGACACGTCCCTGCTCTTCGCGGCCTACCAGGAAATCGCCTCCTGA
- a CDS encoding shikimate kinase: MPGSRKAGVPGNRPIVLIGPMAVGKSAIGHELAKLLDVPFVDTDNLIVDAHGSIASIFAGRGEHAFREIEARTVASAVEHAEGAASVISLGGGAVLDSGTQQLLGRCTVVYLECDEETVAVRIARNSGRPLLAGDAMARWSALFVTRKPVYERLADLVVDVRHGSVSELGHRLEVALRDYAAAKQEVEN, from the coding sequence GTGCCCGGGAGCCGTAAGGCCGGTGTGCCTGGCAACCGGCCCATTGTCCTCATCGGACCCATGGCAGTGGGAAAGTCCGCGATCGGCCACGAGCTGGCCAAGCTGCTGGACGTGCCCTTCGTCGATACGGATAATCTGATCGTGGACGCCCATGGCAGCATCGCCTCCATTTTTGCCGGCCGAGGCGAGCACGCGTTCCGGGAGATCGAGGCCCGGACCGTTGCCAGCGCGGTGGAGCATGCAGAAGGCGCGGCCAGCGTGATTTCCTTGGGTGGCGGCGCCGTGCTGGATTCCGGCACACAGCAGCTCCTGGGCCGCTGCACTGTGGTGTACCTCGAATGCGATGAGGAAACCGTGGCCGTCCGCATCGCCCGGAACTCGGGCCGGCCGCTGCTTGCCGGCGATGCCATGGCCCGATGGTCCGCCCTCTTTGTTACCAGGAAACCCGTTTACGAACGGCTGGCCGACCTCGTGGTGGATGTCCGCCATGGCTCGGTCAGCGAGCTGGGACACCGGCTCGAAGTTGCGCTGCGTGATTACGCGGCCGCCAAACAGGAAGTTGAAAATTGA
- the efp gene encoding elongation factor P has translation MATTNDIKNGTVLKLEGQLWNIIEFQHVKPGKGGAFVRTKMRNVMSGKVVDKTFNAGLKIETATVDRRDYQYLYQDGADFVFMDTSDFDQLTVSGATVGDATNFMLENQMVNIAIHEGNPLYIELPPSVVLEITYTEPGLQGDRSSAGTKPATLETGYEIQVPLFVENNTKVKVDTRDGSYLGRVSE, from the coding sequence GTGGCAACCACTAACGACATCAAGAACGGAACGGTCCTGAAGCTCGAGGGCCAGCTCTGGAACATCATTGAATTCCAGCACGTCAAGCCCGGCAAAGGTGGCGCGTTTGTGCGGACCAAGATGCGGAACGTGATGTCTGGCAAAGTTGTAGACAAGACGTTCAACGCCGGCCTTAAGATCGAGACCGCCACGGTTGACCGTCGGGACTACCAGTACCTGTACCAGGACGGTGCCGACTTCGTGTTTATGGACACCTCGGACTTCGACCAGCTCACCGTCTCCGGTGCCACTGTTGGCGACGCCACCAACTTCATGCTGGAGAACCAGATGGTGAACATCGCCATCCACGAAGGCAACCCGCTCTACATCGAACTTCCGCCCAGCGTTGTCCTCGAGATCACCTACACCGAGCCTGGCCTGCAGGGCGACCGCTCCTCAGCCGGCACCAAGCCCGCAACCCTGGAAACCGGCTACGAGATCCAGGTTCCGTTGTTCGTCGAGAACAACACCAAGGTCAAGGTCGATACTCGCGACGGCAGCTACCTCGGCCGGGTCAGCGAGTAG
- the aroC gene encoding chorismate synthase, whose product MLRWLTAGESHGPALMGIIEGVPAGVELTSGQIADSLARRRLGYGRGARMKFEQDVVTILGGVRHGLTQGGPVAVQVANTEWPKWEQIMAADPVDPEILADQARNAPLTRPRPGHADFTGMQKYGFTEARPVLERASARETATRVAMGTVASQFLKALGIELVSHTVSIASVTVPEGRPLPVPANVIALDADPLRCFDRETSDAMVAEVDAAHKEGETLGGVVEVLAYGLPPGLGSYVHWDRRLDSRLAAALMGIQAIKGVEVGDGFLTAARRGSAAHDEIVKDADGKIIRTSNRAGGIEGGMSIGDVLRVRAAMKPIATVPRALRTVDVSTGEPAKAHHQRSDVCAVPAAGVVAEAMVALVLAEAVTEKFGGDSVAETARNIKGYLDNIPASLDSIGH is encoded by the coding sequence ATGTTGCGTTGGTTGACTGCCGGTGAATCCCATGGTCCGGCCCTGATGGGAATTATTGAAGGCGTCCCCGCCGGTGTTGAACTCACCAGCGGGCAGATCGCCGATTCATTGGCACGCCGCCGCCTTGGCTACGGCCGGGGCGCCCGGATGAAGTTCGAGCAGGACGTCGTGACCATTCTCGGCGGCGTCCGCCACGGGCTGACCCAGGGCGGTCCGGTGGCCGTCCAGGTCGCCAACACCGAATGGCCCAAGTGGGAGCAGATCATGGCTGCCGATCCGGTGGATCCGGAAATCCTGGCCGACCAGGCCCGCAACGCACCGCTGACCCGGCCCCGTCCGGGCCACGCAGACTTCACCGGGATGCAAAAGTACGGGTTCACCGAGGCCCGCCCCGTCCTGGAACGCGCCAGCGCCCGGGAGACCGCCACGCGGGTTGCCATGGGCACCGTGGCGTCCCAGTTCCTCAAGGCGCTCGGCATCGAACTGGTCAGCCATACCGTCTCCATCGCCAGCGTGACCGTGCCCGAGGGCCGTCCGCTGCCCGTTCCGGCCAACGTGATTGCGCTCGACGCCGATCCTTTGCGCTGCTTTGACCGCGAGACCTCCGATGCCATGGTGGCAGAGGTTGACGCCGCCCACAAGGAAGGCGAAACCCTGGGCGGTGTGGTGGAGGTCCTCGCGTACGGACTGCCGCCGGGACTGGGAAGCTACGTCCACTGGGACCGCCGGCTTGATTCGCGGCTCGCCGCCGCCCTCATGGGCATCCAGGCCATCAAGGGCGTCGAAGTGGGCGACGGTTTCCTGACAGCTGCGCGCCGCGGATCGGCGGCCCACGACGAGATCGTCAAGGACGCGGACGGCAAGATCATCCGGACCAGCAACCGGGCCGGCGGCATTGAAGGCGGCATGAGCATCGGCGACGTCCTGCGCGTGCGGGCGGCCATGAAGCCCATCGCCACGGTGCCCCGCGCCCTGCGCACGGTTGACGTCAGCACGGGGGAGCCTGCCAAGGCGCACCACCAGCGCTCCGACGTCTGTGCCGTGCCGGCTGCCGGCGTGGTGGCCGAGGCGATGGTCGCGCTGGTTCTGGCGGAAGCCGTCACCGAAAAGTTCGGCGGTGACTCCGTGGCGGAGACCGCCCGCAACATCAAGGGTTACCTGGACAACATTCCGGCATCCCTGGACTCGATCGGCCACTAG
- a CDS encoding tetratricopeptide repeat protein, whose product MQGNVAGTSDWPEAGFPGIRINPVSLLPEIINEDACRAALAASTDPSDQIFVLIVEGHAAEAAELLAEARFKDPESFRLRTFEAEVLRVSHRTDRALDLFRQLLAEFQGTDREALVLQHLGKTQYAAGHTSAAVEAFARALDLRVAQSADAAQIYSSTVALQRARDVLDLAC is encoded by the coding sequence ATGCAGGGCAACGTGGCGGGCACCAGCGACTGGCCCGAGGCTGGCTTCCCCGGAATCCGGATCAACCCGGTCTCCCTGCTGCCGGAGATCATCAACGAGGACGCCTGCCGCGCGGCCCTGGCGGCGTCCACGGACCCGTCAGACCAGATCTTCGTCCTGATCGTGGAGGGGCATGCTGCGGAGGCGGCCGAACTGCTTGCAGAGGCCCGCTTCAAGGACCCTGAGTCCTTCCGGCTCCGCACGTTCGAGGCCGAGGTGCTGCGCGTCTCCCACCGTACGGACCGTGCCCTTGACCTTTTCCGGCAGCTGCTCGCGGAGTTCCAAGGCACTGACCGTGAAGCCCTGGTCCTGCAACACCTGGGCAAGACCCAATACGCCGCCGGACACACGTCCGCCGCGGTGGAAGCCTTTGCCCGTGCGCTGGATCTTCGGGTCGCACAATCGGCTGATGCCGCACAGATCTACTCGTCCACCGTGGCGCTTCAGCGGGCCCGCGACGTCCTGGATCTTGCCTGCTGA
- a CDS encoding sugar phosphate isomerase/epimerase, translating into MAYTAENWPITAALLQFPGTDAKGTQINDADPSSWAEVLTEVKEAGFANADLTDSWVRPGDLSKERLAEFKQTAENVGIGIPVISAIRRSVIHETDWAENLAYSHRTIDAAAELGCEVVSFGLHQAITPEQQKQLWFWTVEGYKDPVGDKEVWGKAVSRIRELGKHAADAGVLLSLEMYEDTYLGTADSSVQLVQDIGLANVGLNPDLGNLIRLHRPIEDWREMVAKTMPYSNYWHMKNYIRDEDVARDSYITMPAPMESGLINYREAFKVALAAGYQGIICAEHYGGDGLSVTARNQEYLRRHVLPKRDGYALGQSQVSQGRQQPAAELAGV; encoded by the coding sequence GTGGCTTACACAGCTGAGAATTGGCCCATCACCGCAGCACTGCTGCAGTTTCCGGGAACAGACGCCAAGGGCACGCAGATCAACGACGCCGACCCGTCCAGTTGGGCGGAAGTCCTGACCGAGGTCAAGGAAGCCGGCTTCGCCAACGCTGACCTGACCGACAGCTGGGTCCGTCCCGGCGATCTGAGCAAAGAGCGGCTCGCCGAGTTCAAGCAGACCGCAGAGAATGTGGGCATCGGGATCCCGGTCATTTCCGCCATCCGCCGCAGCGTGATCCACGAGACGGACTGGGCCGAAAACCTCGCCTACAGCCACCGGACCATCGACGCAGCCGCCGAGCTCGGCTGCGAAGTAGTCTCCTTCGGACTGCACCAGGCCATTACCCCGGAGCAGCAGAAGCAGCTGTGGTTCTGGACCGTTGAGGGCTACAAGGACCCGGTGGGGGACAAGGAAGTGTGGGGCAAGGCAGTCTCCCGCATCCGTGAGCTGGGCAAGCACGCAGCAGACGCCGGCGTCCTGCTCTCCCTGGAGATGTACGAGGATACCTACCTCGGCACGGCGGACTCCTCGGTACAGCTGGTGCAGGACATCGGCCTGGCCAATGTTGGGCTCAACCCGGACCTCGGCAACCTGATCCGGCTGCACCGGCCCATCGAGGACTGGCGCGAAATGGTAGCCAAGACCATGCCGTACTCGAACTACTGGCACATGAAGAACTACATCCGGGACGAGGACGTGGCGCGGGACAGCTACATCACCATGCCCGCCCCGATGGAGAGCGGCCTCATCAACTACCGCGAAGCCTTCAAGGTTGCACTCGCCGCCGGCTACCAGGGCATCATCTGCGCCGAGCACTACGGCGGGGACGGCCTGAGCGTTACGGCACGCAACCAGGAATACCTCCGCCGCCATGTGCTGCCGAAGCGGGACGGCTACGCCCTGGGCCAGAGCCAGGTGTCACAGGGGCGGCAACAGCCCGCCGCGGAACTGGCAGGAGTCTAG